One genomic region from Methanocaldococcus fervens AG86 encodes:
- a CDS encoding UPF0179 family protein codes for MSKESKITLIGSKLAKTGGEFVYLGEIEECKNCKFRRLCHGNLEVGRKYKIISVRSANHPCTVHEGGVKVVEVVLADLTIMIESKKALEGVILNHKPINCENFDCEYYNFCNPDGIMEGEKYKIKQVLNEKINCPNGKSLKKVVIEIVEDNNTS; via the coding sequence ATGAGCAAAGAAAGCAAAATAACTTTGATTGGTAGTAAGCTGGCAAAGACTGGAGGAGAATTTGTATATTTAGGCGAGATTGAAGAATGCAAGAATTGCAAGTTTAGAAGGTTGTGCCATGGAAATTTGGAAGTTGGGAGAAAATACAAAATAATTTCAGTTAGATCTGCAAATCATCCTTGCACTGTTCATGAAGGAGGAGTTAAAGTAGTTGAGGTGGTTTTAGCTGATTTGACAATTATGATTGAGTCAAAAAAAGCACTTGAAGGGGTTATATTAAATCACAAGCCAATAAATTGTGAAAATTTTGATTGCGAATATTATAATTTTTGCAACCCTGATGGGATAATGGAGGGTGAAAAATATAAAATAAAGCAAGTCCTAAATGAAAAAATAAACTGTCCAAATGGAAAATCATTAAAAAAAGTGGTAATTGAAATTGTTGAAGATAACAATACCTCATAA
- the glgP gene encoding alpha-glucan family phosphorylase has translation MKPTAYFCMEFAIHQPLKTYAGGLGFLAGSHFRAAKRLNQPLVGVSILWSYGYYDQVRDREGRMKVEYIRKYYDFLEDINLKVPVTINNNTVWVKAYKLEEDVFGTCPIYFLTTDIPENDDFSRTITHNLYDANNILHIAQQIVLGVGGYKVIKECENVKLFHMNEPHPLPLVFKLIEDYGLEYTREHVVFTTHTPLPEGNEVQDINLLKSMGFFGNVDVSLAEKLGGNPFNYTVCALRTCKRANAVSKKHKEVCDKMWSWVKDKCEIIAITNAQDKYYWQDPVIREAAKKYDIDALRERKMELKEILFEEVADQTGKLFKKDRLTVVWARRFTAYKRPHILLHDEMRLIELLKKKKIQVIWAGKPHPNDSNMIATFNWIVSKTRDMKGATILTGYELKLSKMLKQGSDIWLNTPKLNHEASGTSGMTASMNASIHMSTLDGWHVEWAKMYPDDSFTIGDGVRDDDAYVANCIYNLLEEAADMYDTERWWMKACNCVNHIVEYFDAERMAKEYAEKLYK, from the coding sequence ATGAAACCAACAGCTTATTTCTGCATGGAATTTGCAATTCACCAACCACTAAAAACCTACGCTGGGGGATTGGGATTTTTAGCAGGTTCACATTTTAGGGCTGCTAAAAGGTTAAATCAACCTCTTGTGGGGGTTTCCATTCTATGGAGTTATGGGTATTACGATCAAGTAAGGGATAGAGAAGGAAGGATGAAAGTTGAATACATAAGGAAATATTACGATTTTTTAGAAGATATTAATTTAAAAGTCCCAGTTACAATAAATAACAATACTGTCTGGGTTAAGGCTTATAAATTGGAAGAAGATGTTTTTGGAACATGTCCAATCTATTTTTTAACTACTGATATCCCAGAGAATGATGATTTTTCAAGAACTATAACTCATAACTTATATGATGCAAACAACATACTCCACATAGCTCAGCAGATTGTTTTAGGTGTTGGAGGTTATAAGGTTATAAAAGAATGTGAAAATGTAAAACTCTTTCATATGAACGAGCCCCATCCTCTTCCATTGGTATTTAAATTAATTGAAGATTACGGTTTAGAGTATACAAGAGAGCACGTTGTTTTCACAACCCATACGCCTCTGCCAGAAGGTAATGAAGTCCAAGATATTAATTTATTGAAATCCATGGGATTCTTTGGAAACGTTGATGTGAGCTTAGCTGAAAAATTAGGAGGAAATCCATTTAATTATACAGTTTGTGCTTTAAGAACATGTAAAAGAGCTAATGCAGTTTCTAAAAAGCATAAAGAAGTTTGCGATAAAATGTGGAGTTGGGTTAAAGATAAGTGTGAGATAATAGCTATAACAAACGCTCAAGATAAATATTACTGGCAAGACCCTGTTATTAGGGAAGCTGCAAAAAAATATGATATAGATGCATTAAGAGAGAGGAAAATGGAGTTAAAAGAGATTTTGTTTGAAGAGGTTGCAGATCAAACAGGAAAATTATTTAAAAAAGATAGATTGACGGTTGTTTGGGCAAGGAGATTTACAGCTTATAAGCGGCCCCATATATTGCTTCATGATGAGATGAGGTTGATAGAGCTATTAAAGAAGAAAAAAATACAGGTTATTTGGGCAGGAAAGCCACATCCTAATGATAGTAACATGATAGCAACATTTAACTGGATTGTTTCAAAAACAAGGGACATGAAAGGGGCTACAATATTAACTGGCTATGAGTTGAAGTTAAGTAAGATGTTGAAGCAGGGTTCAGATATCTGGCTTAATACGCCAAAATTAAACCATGAAGCCTCTGGAACTTCTGGAATGACAGCATCTATGAATGCTTCCATACACATGAGTACCTTAGATGGGTGGCATGTAGAATGGGCTAAGATGTATCCGGATGATAGCTTTACAATTGGTGATGGAGTTAGAGATGACGATGCCTATGTAGCTAATTGCATCTATAACTTATTAGAAGAGGCTGCTGACATGTATGATACTGAAAGATGGTGGATGAAAGCCTGCAACTGTGTAAACCATATAGTTGAATACTTTGACGCTGAAAGGATGGCTAAGGAGTATGCTGAAAAGTTATATAAATGA
- a CDS encoding radical SAM protein yields the protein MLISHISLSDKITLLTYGCNFKCKYCFFKPLSCKNYSVEELLNKILEVNENYNINKILIAGGEPTLQKDLPKLTNILKDEGFYIMLSTNGYYLKDMVDKLEVDEIHIDLKAYTEKKHIYLTSFSNKKVLDCISYIGDNRDKFNFKVEVDTVLIPNIIDLDEIEKITKFLSNWDLPYRITGYVKYNNNLNAEKPDKERILKAKEIASKYLSNVSCSLDFKRHKKSKKIII from the coding sequence ATGCTAATCTCTCACATCTCTTTAAGTGATAAAATAACCCTTTTAACTTATGGATGCAATTTTAAATGCAAATACTGCTTTTTCAAACCATTATCTTGTAAAAACTATAGCGTAGAGGAGCTTTTAAATAAGATTTTGGAAGTTAATGAAAATTACAATATAAATAAAATCTTAATTGCAGGAGGGGAGCCAACGTTACAAAAGGATTTGCCAAAATTAACAAATATTTTAAAAGATGAGGGATTTTACATCATGCTCTCTACAAATGGTTATTATTTAAAAGATATGGTTGATAAACTTGAAGTTGATGAAATACATATAGATCTAAAGGCTTACACTGAAAAGAAGCATATTTATTTAACCTCTTTCTCCAACAAAAAAGTTTTAGATTGCATAAGTTATATTGGAGATAATAGAGATAAGTTCAATTTTAAAGTAGAAGTTGATACAGTTTTAATACCAAATATTATTGATTTGGATGAAATTGAAAAGATAACTAAATTTTTAAGCAATTGGGATTTGCCATATAGAATTACTGGCTATGTAAAATACAACAACAATTTAAATGCAGAAAAACCAGATAAAGAGAGGATATTAAAAGCAAAGGAAATTGCTTCAAAATACCTTTCCAATGTATCCTGCTCATTAGATTTTAAAAGGCATAAAAAATCCAAAAAGATTATTATTTAA
- a CDS encoding DHH family phosphoesterase, whose product MITVIGFGSFGRKVVNFIKNKEPITIIDKDIDDTDDLIKEGVRVVVGDATNEEVLKKAEIDKADIVLILTNNSEVNRKIAENVCKLSPNSYKIARAIPGYPELYSGLDIDKVINILESGAKDIAKEVEDAKLKRKLMQLKSLLIEGKKKCLSSEKTEEEKKAPLLILTHINPDPDAIASAMALKTLAEKWGVDADIAYGGNIGYDENKAMINLLGINLLNIEDVNLNDYCVIAVVDTSVSKQLPVEIDEIDIIIDHHNSTDLTAKYMDIRPDVGATASILTQYLMELEMEPSRNLATALFYGIQADTDYFKREVSKLDFEAAAYLQGYIDASLLNMIENPEISTEVMEVLAKAIMNRKVVKGNIALAYVGEISNRDALPKAADFLLKMEGISTTFVFGIVGDEIHISARTKDLRLNLGEILSKAFGGGGHQTAAAAKIPLGIFKSVSDKEALRKLVEEAIRAKILEIIGIKEEEK is encoded by the coding sequence ATGATAACCGTAATAGGTTTTGGTTCTTTTGGTAGAAAAGTTGTGAACTTTATTAAAAATAAGGAACCTATCACAATTATTGATAAAGATATTGACGATACGGATGATTTGATAAAAGAAGGTGTGAGAGTAGTTGTTGGAGATGCTACTAATGAAGAAGTGTTAAAAAAAGCTGAAATTGATAAAGCAGATATTGTATTGATATTAACAAACAATTCAGAAGTAAATAGGAAAATAGCCGAAAATGTTTGTAAATTAAGCCCAAATTCATACAAAATAGCAAGAGCTATTCCGGGATATCCTGAGCTTTATAGTGGATTGGATATAGATAAAGTTATAAACATTTTAGAAAGTGGAGCTAAAGATATTGCAAAAGAAGTTGAAGATGCAAAATTAAAGAGAAAGCTAATGCAATTAAAATCTCTATTAATTGAGGGTAAGAAAAAATGCCTAAGTTCTGAAAAAACTGAAGAAGAGAAAAAAGCTCCTCTTTTAATATTAACCCACATAAATCCTGATCCAGACGCTATAGCAAGTGCGATGGCTTTAAAGACACTTGCTGAAAAATGGGGGGTTGATGCAGACATCGCCTACGGAGGAAATATTGGTTATGATGAAAACAAGGCAATGATTAACCTATTGGGGATAAATCTTCTAAATATTGAAGATGTAAATTTAAATGATTATTGCGTTATTGCAGTTGTAGATACCTCTGTATCAAAACAATTGCCAGTAGAGATTGATGAAATTGATATAATTATAGATCACCACAACAGCACTGATTTAACAGCCAAATATATGGATATTAGACCGGATGTTGGGGCTACTGCCTCTATATTAACACAATACCTCATGGAATTGGAGATGGAGCCGTCAAGAAACTTAGCAACCGCTTTATTTTATGGGATACAGGCAGATACTGATTACTTTAAAAGAGAAGTTTCAAAGTTAGATTTTGAGGCAGCTGCCTATCTCCAAGGTTATATAGACGCCTCCCTCTTAAACATGATAGAAAATCCGGAAATCTCTACTGAAGTAATGGAAGTTCTAGCAAAAGCAATAATGAATAGAAAGGTCGTTAAAGGAAACATAGCTTTAGCATACGTTGGTGAAATTTCAAATAGAGATGCATTACCAAAAGCTGCTGATTTCTTATTAAAGATGGAAGGAATTTCCACAACATTTGTCTTTGGCATTGTTGGAGATGAAATTCACATATCTGCAAGAACCAAGGATTTAAGGTTAAATCTTGGAGAGATATTAAGTAAAGCGTTTGGTGGGGGAGGGCATCAAACAGCGGCAGCAGCTAAAATTCCTTTAGGGATATTTAAATCAGTCTCTGATAAAGAGGCATTAAGAAAATTGGTTGAAGAAGCTATTAGAGCTAAGATATTGGAAATTATAGGTATAAAGGAAGAGGAAAAATAA
- a CDS encoding 6-hydroxymethylpterin diphosphokinase MptE-like protein — protein sequence MDMKEWEKFYNQIIEDFGFDKDKDVEAAIILNNILEKADKLSTDKIKDIVEGKEVFVFGAGPSIKRHIKIIKELKKDYPIIVADGACKAFLEEGIIPDIIVSDLDGDLNALIECNKNGSIVVVHAHGDNIEKIKEYVPKLKNIIGSCQIPSYRELGLKNIINFGGFTDGDRCCFLAYYFKAKKLILGGMDFGIYVTKYSRPNINGDIAVGDEVKIKKLKYAERLINYLKDKIEIEFLK from the coding sequence ATGGACATGAAAGAGTGGGAAAAATTTTACAATCAAATTATTGAAGATTTTGGATTTGATAAAGATAAAGATGTTGAAGCTGCAATTATCTTAAATAACATTTTAGAAAAAGCCGATAAGTTATCAACTGACAAAATTAAAGATATTGTTGAAGGTAAAGAAGTCTTTGTTTTTGGTGCTGGACCGTCAATAAAAAGGCATATTAAAATCATAAAGGAATTAAAAAAAGATTATCCAATAATAGTGGCTGATGGAGCTTGTAAGGCATTTTTGGAAGAGGGGATAATCCCAGATATTATAGTTTCAGATTTAGATGGGGATTTAAATGCCTTAATTGAATGTAATAAAAACGGCTCTATTGTTGTAGTTCACGCACATGGGGATAATATTGAAAAAATTAAAGAATACGTTCCAAAATTAAAAAACATTATTGGAAGTTGCCAAATCCCTAGTTATAGAGAGTTGGGTTTAAAAAATATAATTAACTTTGGAGGATTTACAGATGGGGATAGGTGTTGTTTTTTAGCGTATTATTTTAAAGCTAAGAAGCTAATATTGGGGGGCATGGATTTTGGAATATATGTAACTAAATATTCGAGACCTAATATAAATGGTGATATAGCTGTTGGTGATGAAGTAAAGATTAAAAAGCTAAAATATGCTGAAAGGTTGATAAACTATTTAAAGGACAAAATAGAGATAGAATTTTTAAAATAA
- the mch gene encoding methenyltetrahydromethanopterin cyclohydrolase, producing the protein MLSVNKKALEIVNKMIENKEELNIDVLKLENGATVLDCGVNVTGSWEAGKLYTKVCLGGLAHVGISLSPCECTGLNLPYVKVKTSHPSIATLGAQKAGWAVKVGKFFAMGSGPARALAKKPKKTYDEIGYEDDADVAVLCLESSKLPNEEVADYVAKECGVESENVYLLVAPTASLVGSIQISGRVVENGTYKMLEVLEFDVSKVKYAAGLAPVAPIIGDDFAMMGATNDMVLYGGITYYYIKSDENDDIESLCKSLPSNNSKDYGKPFMEIFKAADYDFYKIDKGMFAPAVVIINDITNGKVYKAGKVNAEVIKKSLGWVEL; encoded by the coding sequence ATGTTGAGTGTAAATAAAAAAGCTTTGGAGATTGTAAATAAGATGATAGAAAATAAAGAAGAGTTGAATATTGATGTTTTAAAATTGGAGAACGGAGCAACTGTTTTAGATTGTGGAGTTAATGTTACTGGAAGCTGGGAAGCTGGGAAGTTATATACAAAGGTTTGTTTAGGTGGCTTAGCTCATGTTGGCATATCATTATCACCATGTGAGTGCACTGGATTAAACCTTCCTTATGTTAAAGTGAAAACATCTCATCCATCAATAGCTACATTAGGTGCTCAAAAAGCTGGATGGGCTGTTAAAGTTGGAAAGTTTTTTGCAATGGGTTCAGGACCTGCAAGAGCTTTAGCTAAGAAGCCAAAGAAAACTTACGATGAGATTGGATATGAAGACGATGCTGATGTTGCCGTTTTGTGTTTAGAATCATCAAAATTACCAAATGAAGAAGTTGCTGATTATGTTGCTAAAGAATGTGGTGTTGAGTCAGAGAATGTTTATTTGTTGGTTGCTCCAACAGCTTCATTGGTTGGTTCAATACAAATTAGTGGAAGAGTTGTTGAAAACGGAACATACAAAATGTTAGAGGTTTTAGAGTTTGATGTCTCAAAGGTTAAGTATGCCGCAGGTTTAGCCCCAGTAGCTCCAATAATTGGTGATGACTTCGCTATGATGGGAGCTACAAACGATATGGTACTGTATGGAGGAATAACATACTACTACATTAAAAGCGATGAAAATGATGACATTGAAAGCTTATGCAAATCCCTCCCATCAAACAACTCAAAAGATTACGGAAAACCATTCATGGAAATTTTCAAAGCAGCTGACTACGACTTCTACAAAATTGATAAAGGAATGTTTGCTCCAGCAGTTGTCATAATTAACGATATAACAAATGGTAAAGTCTATAAAGCTGGAAAAGTTAATGCAGAGGTTATTAAAAAATCATTAGGATGGGTTGAATTATAA
- a CDS encoding 7-cyano-7-deazaguanine synthase produces MNYEKIIEEEVNKKLKELRLKNSLELLEKLNIYKELKEALKNMLLKRLNGDKEFYKISIDKKPDAVVAFSGGVDSSTSTIIAKQIFNVKAVSCYSEYIMTEEMKKNVKKLVKKIGVDLEFIDINLKEVYEDTIKGRYHPCGRCHKIVESAVMNYAKENNVEFVIFGDLLAFGYLALYKDNEIFRFNLPSFFALTKNEERTILKNNGIELKMSYGCPLLKAYHKNNRGYKFTIQRILREVRGRVVDEEEGFKNIIDILELL; encoded by the coding sequence ATGAATTATGAAAAAATTATTGAAGAAGAAGTAAATAAAAAACTCAAAGAATTGAGATTAAAAAATTCTTTAGAACTTTTAGAAAAGTTAAATATATATAAAGAACTTAAAGAAGCTTTAAAAAATATGCTTTTAAAACGATTAAATGGAGATAAAGAGTTTTATAAAATTTCCATTGATAAAAAGCCAGATGCTGTTGTTGCATTCAGTGGAGGGGTTGATAGCTCAACATCTACGATAATAGCTAAGCAGATTTTTAATGTTAAGGCAGTTTCCTGCTATTCAGAATATATTATGACTGAAGAAATGAAAAAAAATGTTAAAAAGTTAGTTAAAAAGATTGGTGTAGATTTAGAATTCATAGATATCAATTTAAAAGAAGTTTATGAAGATACAATTAAAGGGAGATACCACCCATGCGGTAGATGCCATAAAATCGTTGAAAGTGCTGTTATGAATTATGCTAAAGAAAATAATGTTGAGTTTGTCATATTTGGAGATTTATTGGCTTTTGGGTATTTGGCTTTATATAAAGATAATGAAATTTTTAGATTTAATTTACCGTCTTTTTTCGCCCTAACAAAAAATGAAGAAAGAACTATATTAAAAAATAATGGCATTGAACTAAAAATGAGCTATGGATGCCCATTATTAAAAGCTTATCACAAAAACAATAGAGGATATAAATTTACAATTCAGAGAATTTTGAGAGAAGTTAGGGGAAGAGTGGTTGATGAAGAAGAAGGATTTAAAAATATAATCGATATTTTAGAGCTTTTATAA
- the trmY gene encoding tRNA (pseudouridine(54)-N(1))-methyltransferase TrmY has protein sequence MREFIFKANKTITSSDINLKDLPGSCGRLDLLCRCVSDAFFLSHDIRRDVVFYAVLYGQPNPPVCIKFVGNELKKVSPDERNIAIFIKKALKKFEELDEEDRKYWNLSTPGIYVKRLGFRDLILEKLREGKNIYYLHRDGEDVENVDIENPVFVIGDHIGIGEDDEKFLDEIGAKKVSLSPLELHANHCITIIHNVLDKRGFNNTE, from the coding sequence ATGAGAGAATTTATATTTAAAGCAAATAAAACAATAACTTCTTCAGATATAAATTTAAAAGATTTGCCAGGAAGTTGTGGAAGGTTGGATTTACTCTGTAGATGCGTTAGCGATGCATTCTTTTTATCCCATGACATTAGGAGGGATGTTGTTTTTTACGCTGTTTTGTATGGACAGCCAAATCCACCAGTTTGCATAAAGTTTGTAGGTAATGAATTAAAGAAGGTTTCCCCAGATGAGAGAAATATAGCCATATTTATAAAAAAAGCTCTTAAAAAATTTGAAGAGCTCGATGAGGAAGATAGAAAATACTGGAATTTATCAACCCCTGGTATTTATGTAAAAAGGTTAGGATTTAGGGATTTAATTTTAGAAAAGTTAAGAGAAGGGAAGAATATTTACTATTTACATAGAGATGGAGAAGATGTTGAAAACGTTGATATAGAAAATCCAGTCTTTGTAATTGGAGATCATATAGGGATTGGAGAAGATGATGAAAAATTTTTAGACGAAATTGGTGCTAAAAAAGTCTCTTTATCACCTTTGGAATTGCATGCAAACCACTGCATAACAATAATACATAATGTGTTGGACAAAAGGGGATTTAACAATACTGAATAA
- a CDS encoding phosphate signaling complex PhoU family protein, translating to MLRGKEATLAGIIRVIIEEEPETQDEIAEKLGISRRYVAKLLKPLIDEKIVKHPYVVDMSKLHKINLEFDENLLMKEIKTTLEKMEKTLLSNLDLVYTALKNNDKKLAEDIIIKDYALNKMEEEIRLLLGMNALKYLPGAYANAFSTIASNLERLGDYIANIAEEVVHGLKLDEDIENDVEEIFGILREMLVEAIDVVKSKRKETKIHELEEQLHKNLESLLKKVLENRREDLNFYVQFGMFLKDIERFGDRCVNIVDIALELYHNIPRNPVPERLKRGML from the coding sequence ATGTTGAGAGGGAAGGAAGCCACATTAGCTGGGATAATAAGGGTTATTATTGAAGAAGAACCTGAAACACAGGATGAAATAGCTGAAAAACTTGGAATTAGTAGGAGATACGTTGCCAAACTTTTAAAGCCACTAATTGATGAAAAAATCGTTAAACATCCTTATGTAGTAGATATGAGCAAATTACACAAAATAAACTTAGAGTTTGATGAAAATCTTTTGATGAAAGAGATAAAAACAACCTTGGAAAAAATGGAAAAAACACTTTTAAGCAACTTGGATTTAGTATATACTGCTTTAAAAAATAACGATAAAAAATTGGCTGAAGATATAATAATTAAAGATTACGCATTAAATAAAATGGAGGAGGAGATTAGATTACTTTTAGGAATGAATGCTTTAAAATATTTACCAGGAGCCTATGCCAATGCTTTTTCAACAATCGCCTCAAATCTCGAGAGGTTGGGGGATTATATAGCAAACATTGCTGAAGAGGTAGTTCATGGGCTCAAGTTAGATGAAGATATTGAAAATGATGTGGAAGAAATATTTGGCATACTTAGAGAGATGTTAGTTGAAGCTATAGACGTTGTTAAAAGCAAAAGAAAGGAAACAAAGATTCATGAGCTTGAAGAACAATTGCATAAAAATCTTGAATCATTATTGAAAAAGGTTTTAGAAAATAGAAGGGAAGATCTAAACTTCTATGTTCAATTTGGAATGTTTTTAAAGGATATTGAAAGATTTGGAGATAGATGTGTGAATATTGTAGATATTGCCTTAGAGTTGTATCACAACATACCAAGAAATCCAGTTCCTGAAAGGTTAAAAAGAGGGATGTTGTAA
- a CDS encoding DUF169 domain-containing protein has product MDVNEIRENAKKLMELLGVDKPLVAVKLAKTKDEIPEGYETLEEEKRHCEMIQLARLERKKLYATADKHLCKGGAYAIGVFRNPPEPLATGKLYVKLGNYKDEEAAKKTVDAIPRVEEEIYASVYAPLDETDFVPDSIVFIGLPKHALRLVQAILYHKGGRFQADYSGIQSLCADAVAAVYTRKAPNMTLGCNGSRKYAGIQPEEAVVAFPPEKLKDIVEALEHFKQVWG; this is encoded by the coding sequence ATGGATGTCAATGAAATAAGAGAAAATGCAAAAAAATTAATGGAATTGTTAGGAGTAGATAAACCATTAGTTGCTGTAAAATTGGCAAAAACAAAGGATGAGATTCCAGAAGGCTATGAAACTTTAGAAGAAGAGAAAAGACATTGTGAAATGATTCAACTTGCAAGATTAGAAAGAAAAAAATTGTATGCAACAGCTGACAAACACCTCTGTAAGGGAGGGGCTTACGCAATTGGAGTATTTAGAAACCCACCAGAACCTTTAGCAACAGGAAAATTGTATGTTAAGTTAGGAAACTACAAAGATGAAGAAGCAGCTAAAAAAACTGTTGATGCAATACCAAGAGTTGAAGAAGAGATTTACGCATCAGTCTATGCCCCATTAGATGAAACTGATTTCGTTCCAGACTCAATTGTCTTCATTGGGTTGCCAAAGCATGCATTAAGATTGGTTCAGGCAATACTCTACCACAAAGGTGGAAGATTCCAGGCAGATTACTCAGGAATTCAGTCATTGTGTGCTGATGCTGTAGCAGCAGTTTATACAAGAAAAGCTCCAAATATGACCTTAGGATGTAACGGTTCAAGAAAATACGCTGGAATACAGCCTGAAGAGGCAGTTGTAGCCTTCCCACCAGAGAAATTGAAAGATATTGTAGAGGCATTAGAACACTTCAAACAAGTGTGGGGCTAA
- a CDS encoding MJ0307 family thioredoxin, whose translation MSKVKIELFTSPMCPHCPAAKRVVEEVANEMADVVEVEYINVMENPQKAMEYGIMAVPTIVINGDVEFIGAPTKEALVEAIKKRL comes from the coding sequence ATGTCAAAAGTAAAAATAGAACTCTTTACATCTCCTATGTGCCCTCACTGTCCTGCAGCTAAAAGGGTAGTTGAAGAGGTAGCTAATGAAATGGCAGATGTGGTTGAAGTAGAATACATAAATGTTATGGAAAATCCACAAAAAGCTATGGAATATGGAATAATGGCAGTCCCAACTATTGTAATAAATGGGGATGTTGAATTTATCGGAGCTCCTACAAAAGAGGCATTAGTTGAAGCAATAAAGAAAAGATTGTAA
- a CDS encoding chloride channel protein, which yields MVVNVFDKFIQMIRWIGIASLIGIVGGLSSVIMAIIIKYFPEKHNIFLIPIVFFISGLFVDYIYELKGSGIDRVLKALNINEKLTWINGFLKVLLAGVVIAVGGSAGKEGPCVQSSASFADELYRLLKLKNRELVIITGIAGGLGGAFSAPLGTAILACEIIEHENFNYINLLPPIIASVVGYIIFYMITGKKHLFDIYLSYSIHPLDFILFLLAAFFCSAISYYYIKTYRKIATTFDNFKAPYCIKTLIGGILVAIIGYFIPEVLGLGLELVKDLFFLSFPLELLILLLIGKILATSFTVGSGVPGGVVFPSICVGAISGMIFSSIIGADPIPFIILGIATSLSASTNSPLGGAVLCTEIFGFDFAVPASIGAVIGYQITKFETIFKYIKF from the coding sequence ATGGTTGTTAATGTATTTGATAAATTTATACAGATGATAAGATGGATTGGTATTGCATCGTTAATAGGTATTGTTGGGGGTTTAAGCTCAGTAATTATGGCAATTATTATAAAATATTTTCCAGAAAAACACAATATTTTTTTGATACCAATAGTATTTTTTATTTCTGGTTTATTTGTTGATTATATTTACGAGTTAAAAGGTTCTGGTATTGATAGGGTTTTAAAAGCTTTAAACATTAACGAGAAATTAACGTGGATAAACGGTTTTTTAAAGGTTTTGTTGGCTGGCGTTGTTATTGCCGTAGGAGGAAGTGCTGGAAAAGAGGGACCTTGTGTGCAGTCGAGTGCGTCGTTTGCAGATGAGCTTTATAGATTGTTAAAACTAAAAAATAGAGAGTTAGTTATTATAACAGGAATTGCTGGAGGTTTAGGAGGGGCGTTTTCAGCTCCATTAGGAACAGCAATATTGGCATGTGAAATTATTGAGCATGAAAACTTTAATTACATTAACCTACTCCCCCCAATCATTGCAAGTGTTGTAGGTTATATAATCTTCTATATGATTACTGGAAAAAAACATCTTTTTGATATTTACCTATCCTATTCAATACACCCACTCGATTTTATTTTGTTTTTATTAGCTGCGTTCTTTTGTTCAGCCATATCCTACTATTATATAAAAACTTACAGAAAAATAGCAACGACGTTTGATAACTTTAAAGCCCCTTACTGCATTAAAACATTAATTGGAGGAATTTTAGTTGCCATAATTGGATACTTTATTCCAGAGGTTTTGGGATTAGGTTTAGAGCTTGTAAAAGACCTATTTTTCCTAAGTTTTCCTTTAGAATTACTAATATTGCTATTAATTGGAAAGATTTTAGCTACATCATTTACAGTTGGTTCTGGAGTCCCTGGAGGAGTTGTGTTTCCATCCATCTGTGTGGGGGCAATCTCTGGAATGATATTTAGTTCCATAATTGGGGCAGATCCAATACCTTTCATAATTTTAGGAATAGCAACATCATTATCAGCTTCAACAAACTCCCCATTGGGTGGAGCAGTGTTATGCACAGAGATTTTTGGATTTGATTTTGCAGTTCCAGCATCAATAGGAGCAGTTATTGGTTATCAAATAACGAAATTTGAAACAATATTTAAGTATATAAAGTTTTAA